The Enterobacter mori genomic interval GCTCCGCATCGCGGCTCAGGTCAGCCACATCCTGCTTCTGGCTCTCCTTGTCGCGGATGATGAGCGTCCCCTCGCTCACCGCCGCCTGTGTCGTGCCTTCCGCGTGACCACTGTTACCGCCTCCGGCCAGCAGAGCGTTCGCCATGTTCCCGGCAAACTGCCCGCCGATGCTGCCGCCCGAGCTGATGCCCGCGCCCTGATGTTCGGTCTTAAAGTCCGCCTGGTTGTGGATATCACTGAAGCCCAGCGTCCCGGTGTCGAGGCGATTTTTATCCGCCGTCGCCGTTGAGGCAATCACCCCGCCGTCAAGCTGCGTGTGTTTACCCACCGTCACATCAAAACCACCGCTGCCGGCGAACAGCCCGCTCTGCTCCTGCACCGAGTCGTAGTCACTGGTCATTTTATCGCGGCTGACGTTGACGCTGCCCGAAGCCGTGCCTGCACCAAAGGTGTACCCCACGCCGCCGCTGACGCTGTTCTGTTTGCTGTTGTAGTGGTCACTGTCCTGAGTACTGGCAATCGTCAGGTCGCGCCCGATATCCGCCACCACGGCTTCACCGCTCACCTGCGCCCCGGCAATCGTCGCGTCACGCCCGGTGTTGATGGTCACGCGGTTACCCGCATCAACCGTGGTCTCGTTCTGCCAGACGCCGTTGCCCTTCTCGTGCCCTTTGCTGCTATTGGCGTTCGCCGAGATGCTGATGCCCGCCCCACCGGAGCCGACACCTACCCCGACACCCAGGCTGCCGCCGCTGCTGCTGTTTTTACCCGTCGTCTGCTGCGTGTCCTGCGAGGCAATCAGGTTGACGTCCCGCGCCGCCTCCAGCGTCACGTCTTTCCCGGCCTTAATCTGGCTCCCCGCCACGGTGATGTCGCTTCCGGTGGCTTTTATCGTGATGTTATTACCCGCACTCAGGGTGCTGCCTGTTGTCGTCTCACTCTGCATATGGGATGAGGATGTCGACGACTGCGTTCCCACCGACGCACTGACGCCGACAGTGTTGTTATTCCCTTTGTCAGAACTGCCCTTCGCCTGGTCCAGCGCAACCGCCTGACCCGCCTGCACGCCGGAAAGCGCCGCCTGAGTACCCTGAAGTGCAGCAAGGCGCGAGTCGCTGCTCTGCTTCGCGCTCTGCGCCGTGGTGACCGCGTTATTCACCGCGCTCCCCGCCGCCCCTGACAGCGCCACCGTCAGCCCGCTGCTCTTCTGCTCAAACGTCTCATCGCGGGTGCGTTTGTCATGCCCCGGTTCAATCACCACGCTGTCGCCCGTCAGGCTGATATCCTTCTGCGCGATGATATCCGCCCCGCCGATATGCGCCTGTTTGCCCGCCGTGATGCTGACGCTGCCGCCCGTCGAGCCGACGGTGCTGAAGCTCTCGCTCTGCGTCGTGCCCTGCTCTCGCAGGTCGTGGGTGGTTTTGCTGCTGCCGATGGTGAAGCCGATACCGCCCGTGCCCATCAGGCCGGACTTTTTGGTCTCCTTAAAGCGCCAGGAGGTGTCGGTGTTGGTGGCCGCCACGATGTCCACGTTGTTGCCTGCGGACAGGGCCACGTCGCCGTCTCCGGCGACCGCCGAACCTTTCACCAGCAAGTTGTTCCCTGCCGACACCGTCACATTGTCACCGCTCAGCAGCGAGCCTTTCTCCCGCGTCGCGCTGTCTTCCTCGATGGTGTGGGTGGTCTTCTTGCTGAGGAACCCGCTACTGGTTTTGGTTTGCTCCCGGTAGCGGTAATCGCTCTCCGTTGCCGTCGTCAGGTTGACGTCGCGGCCTGCCGCCACGCCGATATCGCCCTGCGCAGTGACCTCTGCCGCCTGCGCGGTCACGTCGCGCCCGGCGAGGATCACCGTATTACCGCCGCTGGCAATCTCCGTTCCCTGCTGACGAACAGATTCATCAATGACGGTTTTTTTCTTCGCCTGGCTGCTGGAGCGTTCCGTTGACGCTTCCGCCAGCAGGTTCACATCCCGCCCGGCCTGAACCCCCACATCGCCTTCCGCTGCCATCGCCGCCGCACGAGCATTCACGTCGTTACCCGCCTGCAGGGTCAGATCGCCGCCCGCACTCAGGGTGCTGCCCTGATGCGTGACGGACGCTGTCTCTGTGGTCGCACGGTTGCCCCCGGCACGTCCCTCGCTCGTCGCAATCTCGTTGGCGGTGATGTTGATGTCATTCCCCGCCGCCATGGCCAGACTGCCGCCCGCCGACACGTTTGCGCCGGTCACGTTGATATCCTGTCCGGCGCGCATCGTCAGCCCGTCGGTGGCGGTGACGGAGGCCGTCCTGCCCACATCCGTACCGCTAAAACGCACATTGCCCGCATCAACATTCCACTGCTGCGCGCGGGTCACGTTGTTAATGCTGCCCGTGACGCTCTCCAGCCCTACCGTTTTACCGCTGATGGTGGAGCCGATGTTGTTGATGTCCCCCAGCACGCTCAGGTTCAGCCCGCCGCCTGCGCTCAGCAGCCCGGCGTTGAGGTTACTCAGGCTGTTGCTGCTGTCGATTGTCAGGCCATTCTGCGCCGCGATCGTACTGCCGCTGTTGATGACGTTGCCGCCCGCCAGCTGGACGTTATTACCGCTAATCACGCTGCCGCTGTGAACAGTGACGTCTTTCGGTGACAGATAGACTTTCGGGATCATCACCGTCTGACCATTAATGGTCGCCGCTTCCCACCACAGCAGGCTGTGGTCAAGCGCGGCAACCTGCGCCGCCGTGAGCGCCACGCCAAATTGCAGCCCCAGCGTTGTCTGTTGCTCTGCGGCGCTGTCCATCAGGTAGCGCATCTGTTCGAGGTCGGAACCGATGCCGTTGATATACCGGCTGCCGGTCTGGTTCAGGATGGCGTTGCTGACGTAACGGGTATCGAATGCCGCGTCGCCGAGGAAACGGTAGTCGCGGTCCGGGTTCAGGCCGAGCCTGTCGAGGAAATACGATGAACCAAGGAACTGGTTCCGATCGGTGAACGCGCTGTTGGTTTCGCGCGGCGCGTCGCCGGGTTTTATGCCGAGCAGGTCATACAGTCCGTCAAACAGGCTGTCGTCCATATTACCGAGGTCATCGAGCTTCGGGTTCACCGTAATCAGATACGGGCTGTCGGGATCGGTGGATGGCACGAAGTAACCGTTGTTGCCGGATGGCAGTGGATAGTTACTGCTGCTGCCGTTCTGATCGGAAAGGGATGAAGCGCCGGAGATGTCTTTCAGGGCGTCGCTTAACGCATCACGCCATTGCGGCGTGGTGATGTCCTGCGTATCGGTTTCGACAAGAGACTGCGCCTGCTCACCATTGGCGATGGACTGATTGCTGAGTGGGGTCAGCGTTGGTACGGCAATCGTATTGCTAAAGCCATCCGTGTTCGCGGTGACGAGCGTGTTGCTGATATCGTTAGTAAAGGTTGCGGAGACATTGCCGCCAGCCTGTATTACTGCCCTAACAACGTTAGCGGTATTTTCTGATTCGAACTCACGACCAGCCAGAGTATAGGTTATACCACCAGCATTAATGGTTGATGCCGTGTAGACAAGATACTCCGTCTCAGAACTGGCCTGATAGCTTTGGTTGTTGAGTTGCGTACCTTTTAGGCTAATGTCGCGATTAGCAAGTATATTGCTACCGCTATTGTCGAGATAATTTGCAGTGATATTTAGATTATTAGCAGATGCTATGCGCGCTGCCTGGCCAGCACTGCTTACATCAACCTCAGTTCGTTTAATACCAAAACGTTTGGTTTGACCCGAATCATTAATCCGGTAAGAGGTGGTAAAGAAAGGCTCGTCCATGCTGCACGCACCTGGATAGGTTGGAAAACTCATACAGCTTCCAACCCAGACATCCGTGCGATTTTTTACTGTTGAATAGCTTCCTTCCTCCATATCATCCAGGCTTACAACAAAGGATGAATCACCAACCCAGGAAGGGTTATCCAAATCAATTATCTGAGTATTCGAATTGCTTCCATCTCGCTCATTTAATAAGTGGGCTGTAATGATCGTAATATCACCCTTCTGCGTCTCAATATTTCCGGACGTGTTCACCACTTCACTGTTCGCCGCACCCGCTGCATTTTTCTGCATCCACAGGCTATTCCCTGCCAGAATATCGCCGTAGACGTTATGGATACGCTCAGCGAAAAGTTGCAAATTATTCGCAGCATAAATCAGTGCGGTATTGAGCAAGGTGCCCGCCGCATTCATCGTCAGGCTGCCTGCCGTACCGGTAAAGCCATTCACGGTAATATCGCTCAGGCTCTTAAATACCACGTCGCCGGCTGCAGAGAGGCTACCGGCTGCATTGAGCAAAATACGTTGCGCACTGAACGCGCTGTCACCCTTACCTGCGGTGAACTGGCCGTTGTTGGTTAACGCCCCACCGGCGCTCAGAACGAGGCTGTTTCCCTGTAGGGTGCCATTATTGGTGATATCACCCTCAGTGGTGAGAGACAGGCTGTTGCTGGCGGCCAGCGTTCCACTGAACTCCAGCGCACTTAACAGGTGAAGCGTGACATCCCCCAGCGCCACAATCTGTCCGGCGTTTTTCAGCGTGCCGTTGTTGAGCATGAGGTTACCCGCACTGAATAACCTACCGCTGGTGGCGTTGGTAATCGCATCGCCCTTCACCGTAAGCGAAGTGGTGCCGAGTGCCGTACCGCTGTTATTCAGTTTTTGATAGTTAACCAGCAGGTCTGCACCCTGCAGCGTGCCGTCGTTGGTGAGAGTCATTCCCCGTAGTTCGGCGTTGTCGGTCGCAAGTATCCGCCCACTATTCACGACGTTCACCACATCCAGCAGCAACCTCACTGCCTGAACCAGCCCAACGTTACTGTTCGTCAGCTCCGGCGCGGTCAGTGTGAGGCCACCGCCAGAGAGCACTTTGCCGTCGTTCTGTACGCGGGTGGTGGCCTTCACCGCAGATTCCCCACCGCCCTGTATCGTGCCCTGATTATTCAGCGTGTCAGCCGACACCGTCAGTGCGTTTTCACTGAGCAGCACACCGCTGTCGGTATTGTTCAGCACGCCCGTGGCACTCAGCGTCAGCGCTTCTCCCTGAAGCCGTCCGCTATTAATGAGTTGCCCGGCAGTAACCGTGGTAGCTTTCCCCTGGATTTGCCCGGCGTTCGTTGCATTGTCCGCATCAAGCGTCAGCGCTCCTGCACTGAGCAGTTTTCCTCCGGCCTGGTTATTCAGCTGCTTAAGGGCGACCGAAAGCGCATCAACGCCGGTGATCTCGCCGCTGTTGTTCAGCGTACTGGCCTCCAGCGAGAGGTGCTTCGCAATCCACTGCCCGCTGTTTGCCAGCGTCAGTGCTGAGAGCGCCAGTTCTCCGTTTGAGGTGACTTTGCTGCCCGTCGTACTGATAAGATTGCTGACGATATGCGCATCCAGTACATCTGCCGCCTGGATCGCACCGCCGTTCGTAAGCGCCTGCGCATGAATAAGTACCCGTTTACCCTGCCATTGCCCGGCGTTACTGAGGTCACCGGCCGTCACCGTCAACTCACCTGCCGTCAGCAGCGCTCCCGATGCTTCATTCACCAGCGAGAGGAGCGGTGCAGCCATCTCCAGACGAGCAGCCAGCGTCAGCGCGGCGATCCCGGTGAGCGTGCCGCTGTTAGTGATACTGTCCTGATGCGCGGTGACATGGTTCCCCTGAACCGTTCCGCTGTTGCGCAGCGTATTCCCCGCGAGCGAGAGCGTGCCAGCCGATAACAGATTGCCGTTGTTAACGGTATTGCCCGCATTCAGCGTGATGTCTCCCTGGCTCATCACTTCACCGGTATTGCTGAATGTCCCGGTGGTGAAGGAATTAAAGGAGCCGGTCGCCAGCGAACTTCCGCTGTTATTCCAGTCGCGGCCGCGGAGACTGACATTCTGCCCCTGCAGCTGGCCAGCGGTGGTTAGCGTGGTGCCTGAAAAGGTGAGGTTCCCCCCCGTAAGCGTGCGCGAGCCTGCCGCTAAATCCAGCACACCGGCGGTCACGGATAACGCGGTATCACCCTGCAAAAGACCGCGACTGTCGAGGCGATCGGCATTCAGCGTCAGCGTGTTCCCCACGATACTGCCTGCACTGGACACCGATTGTGCCGTGATGCTGTTTTCCCCCTGCGCCAGCAGCAGGCCTCCTGCGCTGTTATTCAGCGTATCGTAATCAACAAGAAGTGAAGCGCCGCTCAGCTCGCCGCTGTTGGTCAGGGTTGAGCCAGACAGGGAAAGCGCCGCGTCGCTGGTGATAATACCGGCGTTGTTCAGTTCAGAGAGAGAAAGCGACAGCGCCGCCGGGCTGTACAGCACGCCGCTGCTGCGGTTATCCAGCAGACGGGTAACCAGTGACAGCGTCTGACCCGCGTGGATCAAACCACTGTTAATGACTGCAGGGCTGCTGATGGCGAGCGAAGACGCCGTCAGCGTCCCCCTGTTATTGAGATTCGTGGTTTCAATCTTCAGGGCTGACGCTGAAGATTTTCCCCCGTGACTGAGAGCGTCAGTGGCTGTCAGGATAAGCCCATATTTCGCAGCCTGCGTCCCATCAAGCTGCGCATTCTGTACGTCCACGCTGACGCTGTTACCCTGCGTCTGCGCCGTTGCCGTGGTCGTCAGGCTTTGACCCCGAACGCTCACGGAACCGCCCGCGCTGGTTTCGCCTGCAAGGGTGGTAGCCGTATTGTTCAGCGCCAGATCGCCATCGCTGTGGGTCACTGACTTTTCGGTTGTGATGAACGCGTCTGATGAGCCATCAAGCCCTCTGGCACCGGAAAGCGTGCCGCTGTTTGTCACCTGTGCAGCCTTCAGCGTCAGCGTGTCATCGCTGACGAGCGCGCCGCTGTTATCCAGCTTACCGCTCGCGATAACGGTCGTTTTGCCTTTCGCGCCGGTGTCACCAGACAGCGTGGCGTTGCGAGCGTTGATACCCAGCGTGGAGGCGCTTTTCAGGGTGCCGGAACTGGTGATGTCGGTTCCTGAAACGTCCAGGTTGTTGCCCTGAACGGTGCCGGTATTGCTGAATGTCCCGGTCGTCAACGAGGCATCCGTCCCCGCGGACAGCATCCCGCTGTTGATCAGGTTCCCCGTATTTATGGCAAGAGATTTTCCGGCAGTGGTACTGCCTTTCAGCAGGGTGTTCCCTGACGTGGAGAGAGCGATATTCCCGCTGGCACTGGTTCTGCTGCTGCTCTCCTGAGTCAGCGCCTGACCGCTGAGCGAGATATCTGAGGCGCTGACGTTTCCGCGCTGCGTCAGCTCACCGCCTTTCACCAACAGTTGCTGACCCGCGACGACAGAGCCGTTAAGCGCGGCACGCTGCGACGCTTCCAGCGAAATATGGCGTGATGCGGTCAGCTGCGTCCCGGTCTCCAGCGTTTTCGCGTTAACCGTGGCATCCTGCCCGGCGATGTTTTTCCCCTTAAGCGCCGCGTTTTCTGCAACGTTCACAGCAAGGTTACGACCGGCACCGGCCTGAGCATCCGCACTCTGGGTGAGGGCGTTTGCCGTCAACGTGATGTCTGCTCCCGCAGTGAACGCGCCGCCGTTTTGCGTGAGGGTACCGTTGGTCGCTAACTGAAGATTTTTCTCGGCGGCGATATGGGCCTGGTCGAGCGTCAGGGCGCTCTGCCCGGAGACAGTGAGGTTACCCCCTGCTTTATGGTCGCCGGTTAACGTCACCTCTTTCGCAGAAACGCGGGTGCTACCGCTGGCAAGCGTGTTTTTCAGCACCACTTTCCCCGCGCTGCTGAGCGTAATATCCCCCTGGCGTGCGTTCAAATTGCCCAGGTTTACCCCCAGCCCCGCTTCACTGGACACCAGACGAATACGGTTGGCGTACATGCCACCCAGCGCGCCGGTGTCTACCGCCACCTTCGGCGCGTCACCTTCTCCTTTCAACGCGCTGACGCTGCCATCCGCCGCGACGCGGTTCGCCCCGGCGACCACACGTACCTCTTTCGCATGCAGTTGCGCATTGATCTCAGTCGCGCGGGAGATAATCGACACCGCATCGCTCTGGCTACCATTCAGCCCCGCGCCCTCAATGGTGACGGCGCCTTTGGTCACATCAAGCGATTGCAGCTTCCCGCTGGCGTCGAGCATCGGTTTACCCGTGGTGAGCGTCGCATTCGGCGTGTTGATAAACCCGCAGCCGTTACAGGTGATGCCGTAGGGGTTCGCCACAATGACGTTGGCTGCCTTGCCCGCCACTTCGGTGTAGCCCTGCAAATTCGAGCGGTTCGCGCCGGTGACTTCGTTGATGATCCCTTTGGCTTCCTGCCCGGCTTTCAGATTCGGGTTGTTCTGGATCAGACCGCCAAGCTGAGTCTGGTTCAGCTGCCCGGTCGCGTTATTGAGGATCAGCCCCTCTTTCCCGACGTTGTAATCGTTGTACTTGTTATGGGAAATACCGGACTGATTCGGCGTGGCAATGTTCACGACCGGAACACCGTTTGCCGCCTTGTCCATCTGCGTATTGCCGGTCGGGGTGAGGGTTGCCGCCATCGCAGGCAGCAGCGGCTGCGTCGCCAGCAATACGCTCAGAAAGGCGCTCAGCGCGCGCTGCGAAAAACGAACCTGATCCTTTTTCATCATCCTTGCCCCTTAAAAAGCCACTGATACGCGGTAATAAATCGTGAGGTGATCCGGCCCCAGCCAGTCCGGATACGCCATCGGTGTGCCAACGGTAAACTGGCTCGAATAGCCACGATGAGCCGTCGTCAGCCCCAGTGCAGCCCCCCACAGCGTGCCGGAGGCGTAACGGTCAAAACCGTCCTTCTTCAGCCAGCCGCCATCAATTGCCGCCAGCAGGCCGACATCCCCCACCCACGGTAGGGTAAAGAGCGAATAATTGAGCTCATTTCGCCAGTAGCCGCCGTTATCCCCGGAGATGTAGTGCTCCTTAAAGCCGCGCACGGAGGCTTCGCCGCCCAGCGTCAGCCGCTCGCTGCCGTACAGCCGGTCCGGCGACCACTGAAAGTAGATGCTGGTCAACCACCACAGCCTGTCTGCAACGGGGCGCTGAAAGCTGCCGTTCACGCTCCATTTGCGATATTCGGCTTTCGGCACATCGCCATGCTTGTCGTTATCATCTTCGGCGCCAAACCACGGTACCCCCTGCGTAAAGGTCGGGTTCAGGGTCGCCACGCCGGAGGCGATTTTTTGCGTGTGGTTAAGGCCCAGAGAGAAACTGGAAAGCTTGCGGCTGCTGGTGGCCAGCAGAACATCGTCGAGATAGTTATGGTTGATGCGGTGCGTGAGGCCCGCCGCCACGCCGGTTTTGATATCGCCATTGCGGAACAATATCCAGGAGCCCGTCAGACGGTGCGTTTCGGTATCCCCCGTCGATCGCCAGAGGTAGCCGTTATTATCAATAGTGCTGAGGTAGTTGCTCCAGCTGTAGCTGTAGTCCAGCAATCCGTAGCCGTAAGGGATGCTGACGCCTGCTGCAAAATTTTGAGCATCATTGCTGTTGGAAAAATCACTGCTGCGCCCGCCGCTGATAAACCACTTATCCGCCAGACCCAGCAGGTTATTTCCGTACAACGCGCCATTAAGCTGCCCGGTCCCGGTGCTCTTTTGCCCGCTATTATCGAAACTCACTGAACCGCTGAGGGGGAATTCTGGTGTAGCCGTCAAATTGACGACAGAGTAGCCCTGCCTGTCGCCGGGCAATATTTCTATTTCAACCGGCGTCTGGCGCACGCGATTAAGTTGCTCCATACCCTGTTCGATATCGCGCAGGTTGAGAATTTTTCCTTCGAGCCCGGGGAAGGTCATGCTCAGGGTGCGCGACGGGACGCCTTCAAGGCGTATTTGCTGGAGCTTACCCTCCAGAACCGCAAGCTGGAGGACACCACCGGAGAGGTCCTGCTCGGTCAAAAATGCGCGGCTGGTGATATAGCCCCGGCTGATGTACCAGTCGGACACAGCGTTAGTCAGGGCATTTAAACGGGCAATATCAAGGCACTGATTCAGCCATGGCGCAATCAGCTGCTTTTCAGCAGAAGGCGAAAGCAGGGTTGCTCCAGACAGCGCAATGCGGCTGATGAAGAAACACGGACCCTGTGACGCAAAGGTTTCGTCTGGCCTGACAGGCCGCGGTAACACCACGCTGCGCTCGAGCGATTCACGCTGACGCTGGCTCTCATCCAGCAACTGCTGCTGTTGCTGTTGGATGATATTACGGTCAGCCGGTGACAACGGGGCGGCGAGTGCGATGCCTGGCATCAGTAACATGATAGCCGCCAGCAGCACGCATGCTGATGTTTTCCCTAACATTATTTACTCTCCGCTCAAAGTACGCTTACAAACTTGACTGTTAAAAAACGAGCAACTTATTTCAAAAAGTAAATAGTGTAAATATCAGCAAAGAGAATAAGGATATTTCTGGCGCATTTTCAGATTTTTGCAGGGGTAAATCTGAAGCAAGATTAAAGAAATCCCTTATCGCGCCGATCATCATCCGTGTGTATTATTTCCTGTAGCTTTTACAACAACTATCCTTAACTCAAATACTTAAGCGCCAAAGCGAAAGGCATCATGAGCACACCGATCAAACGGCTAGAAATCATAAAAAATGCCATCGAACTGGAAGATGACGACATCATCCAGAGCCAGCTGACGCGGCTGAAAAATGAAGCGTTTGACGAGGAGCTACAGGCAATCGTCGTGGCGCTTGAGCAGAAGAACTACACCGCAGCTATCAGGGCCATCACCGCATGGCTGCAGGGCCAGCGTGCCGTGACTCCGTGGCGTGACCCGCAGGTGGCTGCCAGCAAGCTGGAGCTGAAGGCGCTAGAGGAGCGTCTGCGCGATCTGATTGACCGTCGCAACGCTCGCGTGCAGCAGCTTGATGAGTTCAACGATCTCTATTTCTCCCGTCTCGGGCCGCTGATGCAGCAGATCCTCGCCCTGCGTAAAACGCTGGCGGAGCTAAACCTGCGTCGTCAGCAGGCGGAGGCGCGTCGTCGCGAAGAGGATTATCGCCGCTGCCAGCGCTATATGGCGCAGGCGGTAGAGGTGCTGGCAACGCTCACCCAGCGCTGGCGCGATCTCCCGGCCGATTCCGTACAGGCTGCCGAGGCGCGTAAACAGCTACAGCAGCAAAGCAACCTGATTGCCAATCTGCTGGCCGAAGCGCTGGAACTGGAGAGCGGCTTAACGCGTGAAGAAGAGCCCGCGCGCCAGGCGCGCGATGAGGCTAACGAAGAGTACGAGAAGTATCGCGAGCAGCATCACGATGCCGAAATGCGTCTGCGCAAAGGGAAAGATCTCTCGGAAGAGGATCAGAACGAGCTGAAACGCCTGTGGCGTCAGGCGAGCAAGCTGTGCCACCCGGATCTGGTGGCAGACGATCTGAAAGAAGAAGCCAACACCATGATGGTACAGCTCAACCAGGCCAAACAGCGCGGAGATGTGAAAGCGATCCGCTCACTGGTGGCGCGTCTGCAGCAGGGCTTTGAGCCAATGATGGCGAGCGACAGGCTGAACGATCTGGAGCGTATCCGCAAAAAAATGGCGCAGGTTCGCGAGCAAATCGACACCTTAGTGAACGAGCTGGCGGAACTGGA includes:
- a CDS encoding hemagglutinin repeat-containing protein, with the translated sequence MMKKDQVRFSQRALSAFLSVLLATQPLLPAMAATLTPTGNTQMDKAANGVPVVNIATPNQSGISHNKYNDYNVGKEGLILNNATGQLNQTQLGGLIQNNPNLKAGQEAKGIINEVTGANRSNLQGYTEVAGKAANVIVANPYGITCNGCGFINTPNATLTTGKPMLDASGKLQSLDVTKGAVTIEGAGLNGSQSDAVSIISRATEINAQLHAKEVRVVAGANRVAADGSVSALKGEGDAPKVAVDTGALGGMYANRIRLVSSEAGLGVNLGNLNARQGDITLSSAGKVVLKNTLASGSTRVSAKEVTLTGDHKAGGNLTVSGQSALTLDQAHIAAEKNLQLATNGTLTQNGGAFTAGADITLTANALTQSADAQAGAGRNLAVNVAENAALKGKNIAGQDATVNAKTLETGTQLTASRHISLEASQRAALNGSVVAGQQLLVKGGELTQRGNVSASDISLSGQALTQESSSRTSASGNIALSTSGNTLLKGSTTAGKSLAINTGNLINSGMLSAGTDASLTTGTFSNTGTVQGNNLDVSGTDITSSGTLKSASTLGINARNATLSGDTGAKGKTTVIASGKLDNSGALVSDDTLTLKAAQVTNSGTLSGARGLDGSSDAFITTEKSVTHSDGDLALNNTATTLAGETSAGGSVSVRGQSLTTTATAQTQGNSVSVDVQNAQLDGTQAAKYGLILTATDALSHGGKSSASALKIETTNLNNRGTLTASSLAISSPAVINSGLIHAGQTLSLVTRLLDNRSSGVLYSPAALSLSLSELNNAGIITSDAALSLSGSTLTNSGELSGASLLVDYDTLNNSAGGLLLAQGENSITAQSVSSAGSIVGNTLTLNADRLDSRGLLQGDTALSVTAGVLDLAAGSRTLTGGNLTFSGTTLTTAGQLQGQNVSLRGRDWNNSGSSLATGSFNSFTTGTFSNTGEVMSQGDITLNAGNTVNNGNLLSAGTLSLAGNTLRNSGTVQGNHVTAHQDSITNSGTLTGIAALTLAARLEMAAPLLSLVNEASGALLTAGELTVTAGDLSNAGQWQGKRVLIHAQALTNGGAIQAADVLDAHIVSNLISTTGSKVTSNGELALSALTLANSGQWIAKHLSLEASTLNNSGEITGVDALSVALKQLNNQAGGKLLSAGALTLDADNATNAGQIQGKATTVTAGQLINSGRLQGEALTLSATGVLNNTDSGVLLSENALTVSADTLNNQGTIQGGGESAVKATTRVQNDGKVLSGGGLTLTAPELTNSNVGLVQAVRLLLDVVNVVNSGRILATDNAELRGMTLTNDGTLQGADLLVNYQKLNNSGTALGTTSLTVKGDAITNATSGRLFSAGNLMLNNGTLKNAGQIVALGDVTLHLLSALEFSGTLAASNSLSLTTEGDITNNGTLQGNSLVLSAGGALTNNGQFTAGKGDSAFSAQRILLNAAGSLSAAGDVVFKSLSDITVNGFTGTAGSLTMNAAGTLLNTALIYAANNLQLFAERIHNVYGDILAGNSLWMQKNAAGAANSEVVNTSGNIETQKGDITIITAHLLNERDGSNSNTQIIDLDNPSWVGDSSFVVSLDDMEEGSYSTVKNRTDVWVGSCMSFPTYPGACSMDEPFFTTSYRINDSGQTKRFGIKRTEVDVSSAGQAARIASANNLNITANYLDNSGSNILANRDISLKGTQLNNQSYQASSETEYLVYTASTINAGGITYTLAGREFESENTANVVRAVIQAGGNVSATFTNDISNTLVTANTDGFSNTIAVPTLTPLSNQSIANGEQAQSLVETDTQDITTPQWRDALSDALKDISGASSLSDQNGSSSNYPLPSGNNGYFVPSTDPDSPYLITVNPKLDDLGNMDDSLFDGLYDLLGIKPGDAPRETNSAFTDRNQFLGSSYFLDRLGLNPDRDYRFLGDAAFDTRYVSNAILNQTGSRYINGIGSDLEQMRYLMDSAAEQQTTLGLQFGVALTAAQVAALDHSLLWWEAATINGQTVMIPKVYLSPKDVTVHSGSVISGNNVQLAGGNVINSGSTIAAQNGLTIDSSNSLSNLNAGLLSAGGGLNLSVLGDINNIGSTISGKTVGLESVTGSINNVTRAQQWNVDAGNVRFSGTDVGRTASVTATDGLTMRAGQDINVTGANVSAGGSLAMAAGNDINITANEIATSEGRAGGNRATTETASVTHQGSTLSAGGDLTLQAGNDVNARAAAMAAEGDVGVQAGRDVNLLAEASTERSSSQAKKKTVIDESVRQQGTEIASGGNTVILAGRDVTAQAAEVTAQGDIGVAAGRDVNLTTATESDYRYREQTKTSSGFLSKKTTHTIEEDSATREKGSLLSGDNVTVSAGNNLLVKGSAVAGDGDVALSAGNNVDIVAATNTDTSWRFKETKKSGLMGTGGIGFTIGSSKTTHDLREQGTTQSESFSTVGSTGGSVSITAGKQAHIGGADIIAQKDISLTGDSVVIEPGHDKRTRDETFEQKSSGLTVALSGAAGSAVNNAVTTAQSAKQSSDSRLAALQGTQAALSGVQAGQAVALDQAKGSSDKGNNNTVGVSASVGTQSSTSSSHMQSETTTGSTLSAGNNITIKATGSDITVAGSQIKAGKDVTLEAARDVNLIASQDTQQTTGKNSSSGGSLGVGVGVGSGGAGISISANANSSKGHEKGNGVWQNETTVDAGNRVTINTGRDATIAGAQVSGEAVVADIGRDLTIASTQDSDHYNSKQNSVSGGVGYTFGAGTASGSVNVSRDKMTSDYDSVQEQSGLFAGSGGFDVTVGKHTQLDGGVIASTATADKNRLDTGTLGFSDIHNQADFKTEHQGAGISSGGSIGGQFAGNMANALLAGGGNSGHAEGTTQAAVSEGTLIIRDKESQKQDVADLSRDAEHANGIISPIFDKEKEQQRLQEVQLIGEIGSQAVDIANTYGETEGLKAARDALSKEGVTEPDADASDALKKAYQDALRGTDAYKTTTAKYGTGSDLQRGIQAATAALQGLAGSDLKAALAGASAPELAYRIGHGMGIDDNTAAKAIAHAILGGAVAALQGNSAAAGAAGAATGELAAKAIAGMLYPDVKDLSKLSEEQKQTVSALATISAGMAGGLTGDSTGSAVAGGQAGKNAAENNSLALVARGCAVAAPCRTKVAEQLLEIGVKAGITGAVAKTLADKLTADELDHLVTLEMMGNDEITSKYLSSLQDKYGSGSASNPNIGKDLTDGEKAELGGAGSGTGTPPPPPENDPKQQNEKPVEKLNQKQESAIKKIDNTIKNALKDHDITGTIKDMDGNPVPKENGGYWDHMQEMQNTLRGLRNHADTLKNVNNPEAQAAYSRATDAINKIESALKGHGI
- a CDS encoding DNA repair protein, with translation MSTPIKRLEIIKNAIELEDDDIIQSQLTRLKNEAFDEELQAIVVALEQKNYTAAIRAITAWLQGQRAVTPWRDPQVAASKLELKALEERLRDLIDRRNARVQQLDEFNDLYFSRLGPLMQQILALRKTLAELNLRRQQAEARRREEDYRRCQRYMAQAVEVLATLTQRWRDLPADSVQAAEARKQLQQQSNLIANLLAEALELESGLTREEEPARQARDEANEEYEKYREQHHDAEMRLRKGKDLSEEDQNELKRLWRQASKLCHPDLVADDLKEEANTMMVQLNQAKQRGDVKAIRSLVARLQQGFEPMMASDRLNDLERIRKKMAQVREQIDTLVNELAELEKEESWLLVSSLNNMEAYFAQQEKALHEVRASLEHQVSEAQLESAA
- a CDS encoding ShlB/FhaC/HecB family hemolysin secretion/activation protein, which translates into the protein MLGKTSACVLLAAIMLLMPGIALAAPLSPADRNIIQQQQQQLLDESQRQRESLERSVVLPRPVRPDETFASQGPCFFISRIALSGATLLSPSAEKQLIAPWLNQCLDIARLNALTNAVSDWYISRGYITSRAFLTEQDLSGGVLQLAVLEGKLQQIRLEGVPSRTLSMTFPGLEGKILNLRDIEQGMEQLNRVRQTPVEIEILPGDRQGYSVVNLTATPEFPLSGSVSFDNSGQKSTGTGQLNGALYGNNLLGLADKWFISGGRSSDFSNSNDAQNFAAGVSIPYGYGLLDYSYSWSNYLSTIDNNGYLWRSTGDTETHRLTGSWILFRNGDIKTGVAAGLTHRINHNYLDDVLLATSSRKLSSFSLGLNHTQKIASGVATLNPTFTQGVPWFGAEDDNDKHGDVPKAEYRKWSVNGSFQRPVADRLWWLTSIYFQWSPDRLYGSERLTLGGEASVRGFKEHYISGDNGGYWRNELNYSLFTLPWVGDVGLLAAIDGGWLKKDGFDRYASGTLWGAALGLTTAHRGYSSQFTVGTPMAYPDWLGPDHLTIYYRVSVAF